The window ACCGATCGTTCACGATCACCGGCGTCGAGAGAGGCGAGTGGGAGGGGATGGACGACGCGTGCCCGGCCTGCGGCGGCCGCGAGTTCGATCACGTCGCGACCGCGGGCGGACACTACGGCGTCCGCGACGGGACCGCCGTGTTGCGCTCGGACTTCTGGGGCGCCGACCGGGCGGTCCGCACGCGCTGTCGGGACTGCGGAACGGTGCTCCACAAGCACCCGGCGTTCGATCTGCTGTTCGGCCCCGACGCCGACGGGGGCGCAGGGTTCGATCCCTGACGGCGGGGACGAGCCTTGACGGACCACCAATACCTATACGTCGTCCGGTCGTCGCGGCGGACGTGAGGGGAAACGGGCGCGAAACCGGGGGACCGAGCGGCACCGGGGGTGTCGGGTCGCCGCCGGAACGGGCCGCCACCGGCGGCGACGGCGGCGACGAATCCAGTGACACCGACGTCACCGACGGCGACAAGCCCAGTGGCACTGACGCCACCGACGGCGGCAGGACCGGTAGCACAGACGGTGGTAGAACGAACGTCACCGGCCACGGTCCGCCGGACGCCGATGGGTGGCTCTACGGGTGGGCACTCGGGTACGCGGCGGTCGGCGCGGCGTCGCTTCTCGTGCCCCTCTACGCCATCGACCTCGGTGCCGGGGCGCTCGTGGTCAGCCTGATCGCGGCGACGGCCGCCTTCGCCGGGGTTCCCGGGGCGATCCTCTGGGGGCGGCTGGTGACGCGGACGCGACGCCGCCGGCCCTTCGTCCTGGTCGCGCTCGGACTCGCGGCGGGCGTGTTCCTCCTCCTCCCGTTTCTCGCCTCGCCGTGGACGGTACTGCTCGCGAACGCGGCGCTGTGGTTCGTCGTCGCCGCCGCCGCTCCGGTCCTGAACGTCATCGTCGTCGAGGGGTTCGACCCCGCGCGGTGGACACAGCGGTTCGGACTGCTGAACCACTACCAGGGCTACGGCTGGCTGGCCGGACTCGTCGCCGGCGGCGTCTGGTCGACCGTCGCCGGCGCGCAGTTCGGAATTGAGGCGCTCGCCGCGAAGCGGCTGTTCTTCGTGCTCAGCGCCGTCGTCGCGCTCGGCGGCGTCGCCGTCGTGCTGCTCCGGTATCCAGAACCGGCGACGCTCTCAGACCAGCGGTTCAGGCGGCTTTCGAGCCGAGTCCGTTCCGCCGGCGGGACGACCACGCGGGCCACGTGGGCGGTCCCGTTCAGTCCCGGACGGATCCTCTGGGGACTCCGCGACCTCGGAATCGGCCGGACCGGCGGTTCACGCCGCTCGGGCCGGGACGTCCTCTCCCGGCTCCGGACCCGCTTTTCGGGGGCGCTGCTCAGATATCTCCTCGGGGCCGTCGTCTTCTTCGCCGGCTTCTCGGCGTTCTTCGGACCGCTTCCGGCGTACCTCGTCGACTCCGGGTACGCGACCGACGAGGTGTTCGGCCTGTTCATCCTGAGCGCCGCGGCGTCGGCCGCGGCGTACGCCAGCGCCGGGACGGCCGCCTCGAAGTACGACCCCTTCCGTCTGCAGGCCGGCGCGCTGCTCTTTCGAGCCGGGTCGTTCCCGATCGTCGCCGTCGTCGGCGCCGCCGTCGCCCCGCCCGCCGGTCTGATCGCCGTCGGCGCGCTCTTCCTGGCCATCGGCGCCTCCTGGGCCGTCATCGCGGTGACCGCGACCGGACTCGTTTCGAGACTGGCTCCCGATTCGGTCCGGGCGGAAGCGCTCGGGGTCTACACGGCGGTCGGAAGCCTCGGCGGCGGTGTCGGGAGCGTGTTCGGGGGGTCGATCGCCGACTGGGTCGGCTACCTTCCCGCGTTCGTCGTCGCCGGCGGGTTCGTCGTCGGCGGCTTCCTCGTCGCCGCGAGCGCGAGGGGGACGAGGCCCGCTTCGACCTAGGCGGGGCGACGACCGTCCGACGCTACGAAACCCGAGGCACAGAGCGGGCTACGCCGCGCTCTCCGTCTTCGTGGGGGAGATCCAGACGACGAGTTCGTCTTCCCGTCGGACGATTCCCTCGATGAAGTCGCTGCGCTCCATCGGCGGGTCCTCGACGTCGTCCATCGAGACGCGGAGGACCTGATCGACCTCGTCGACGAGCCAGCCGATCGCGGCCTCGTCCTCGAACTGTTTCGCGTCGAAAATCACGATACGGCTGGCCTCGCCGGTTTCGCCGACGTTCAAAAGCGTCTTCGGGTTGACGATCGACGTGGTTCGTCCGCGGAGGTCCATCACGCCCTCGACGAACTCGGGGGCGTTCGGAACCGACGTGAGCGATCCGCGATCGACGATTTCGGAGACGTAGTCGATGTCGACGCAGTACGTCTCGCCCCCGAGCTCGAATTCGAGCACCTGCATCTGGCGGGCGGTGGCGTCGCCGTCGTCTGTCGCGGCGGGGTCGGACGCGCCCGCCGCCACGGGTTGTTCCTGTGACATAGTGGCGTCGCCGGCGACCCCGACGAGGGTCACCGGTTGCTACGTCGTGCTGGCGGCGAGACCGGCAATAAATGTACGCACGCTATTATCACGGCTGATTCTCGCCGGCGAGCGCTTAAGTCCCCCAGTCAGGAAGCGTCGATAGAGATGAGCGGGTACGAACACGCCGTCGATCGGTGGGGCGACGGCGACGAAGACGGGAGCGGCGGGCGATGAGTGCGGCCTCTGAACCGGGCGGCGGCGGCGATCGAACGCGGGCGGTCATCGTCGACGATTCGCGGTTCATGCGGACGCTCATCCGGAGTCTGCTCGAAGAGGGCGGTATCGAGGTCGTCGGCGAGGCGAAAGACGGGTCGGCCGCACTCGAGACCGTGCGCGAACACGACCCCGACGTCGTGACGATGGACATCGAGATGCCGACGATGAACGGCCTCGAAGCCGTCGACGCGATCATGGACGGCCACCCGACCCCCGTGCTGATGCTCTCGGCGCACGCCGAGGAGGACGCCGACGTGACGTTCGAGGCCCTGGATCGGGGCGCGGTCGACTTCGTGACCAAGCCCGGCGGCGAGGTCACCTCGTCGATGCCGCGCGTCAAGAAGGAACTCGTCGAGAAGGTCGAATCCGCCGCCCGGGTGGACCTCTCGGCGAACGCTCGGGCGGCGACGCGTGAGCGGCGCGGTGACGCGGGCGGCGCGGGAGCATCCGGGGCGACTGTGGGATCCGAGGCCGGCAGTTCGGCGACGAACGCCGCGAGCGAGACGCGGCCGTCGTCGACCGGGCAGTCCGGGACGACGGACCGCCCGGCGCCCGACACCGGGGCGGCGTCGACGGCGGAGGCCGACTCCGGGCGAACCTACCCGGACGTCGGAACCCTCGTCGTGGGCGCGTCGACCGGCGGACCGAACGTCGTCGAGCGCGTCCTCGCCGGGCTTCCCCGAGCGGCGAACCTCCGCGTCCTGGTCGTCCAGCACATGCCCGAGGGCTTCACCTCGCGGTTCGCCACGCGACTCGACGAACGGTCGGCGTACGCCGTCCGCGAGGCCAAGTCGGGCGAGCGGATCGAGGCCGGAGAGGCCCGGGTCGCCCCGGGGGGCACCCACCTCCTCGCCACGGGCGACCGGAGCGGTCGACTGAAACTCGAACTGACCGACACCGAACCGATCCACGGCGTCCGCCCGGCGATCGATCTCACGATGGCGTCGGCCGTCGAGACCGTCTCCGACTCGCTGTGCGGGATCCTGCTCACCGGGATGGGTCGCGACGGCGTCGACGGGATGGAGCGCATCGACCGCGGCGGCGGTCACACCATCGCCCAGGACGAGGCGACGTCGGCGATCTTCGGGATGCCGCGTCGGGCGATCGAGACGGGCTGCGTCGACGTCGTCGCGCCCGCCGAAGAGATCGCCGAGAACGCACTGCGGTACTTCGCGGAGGAGTGACAGATGGACGACGAACTCTACCAGGAATTCATCACCGAGTCCGAAGAGAGCATCACGCAGTTGAACAACTCGCTTCTGGACCTGGAGTCGAACCCGGAGAACACGGAAGCGATCGACGACATCTTCCGACAGGCCCACACGCTGAAGGGGAACTTCGGCGCGATGGGGTTCGACAACGCCGCGAAGGTCGCCCACTCCGTCGAGGATCTGCTCGACGCGGTCCGGAACGGGGAGATCGAGGTCACCCACGAGCGGATGGACCTCGTCTTCGACGGGATGGACGAGATCCTCGACATCCTCCACGAGATCGAGGCCGAGGGGGAGTCACAGCGGGATCCGAGCGACCTCGTCGAGGAGATCCGCGCGGCCGCATCACCGGACGCGGAGGCCGGTGCCGACGCGGACGGCGGGGGGAGGCCGACGCGGAGAATGCGGCGGCCGGAGCGGACGCAAACGCCGACGGTGAGGCGCTCGACCTCGCCGCCGACGTGCTCGACCTCGACGACCCGGAAGTCGCGGACGCGGACGAGCTCTTCCACGCGAGGATCGAACTCGACGCGGGCGATATGAAGGGCGTCGACGCGGGGCTCTTCGTCGGCGGTCTCCCGGACGACCTCGCGGTGGTCGGGGCCGAGCCGGCCGTAGAAGAGATCGAGGAGGGCGAGTTCGACGAGGACTTCGTCGTCTTCGTCGCGGACGTCCCCGAACTGGAACTCGAACCGCTCCTCGAAGACCTCTGGAAGGTCGAGTCGGTGACGCTGACGGACGTCTCCTCGCTCGTCGAGAGCGGACCCACCGGCGAGCGCGGGACGGGTGAGCCCGAAACGACGGCGGAAACAACGACCGACGCGAGCGAGGGTTCGGGAGCCGAAGACCCCGAAGCGACGACCGGCGACGTCGACGCCGATTCCGCTGCGGCCGCGGTCGACGCGGTCGTCGACGCCTACACCTCCGGCGGCGCGTCGACCGGCGGCACGGACGCAGGTGGCAGCGACACCGAAGCCGTCGGAACCGACCCCGATACCGACGTCGCAGAGAGCGGTTCAGGCGACGACAGTGAGGCGGCTCCGAGCGTCGGAGATGACGCTGAGGAGGTGAGCAGCGACACCAGCGACGGCCAGCGGTCCGGTGGTCGTGACGAGCGACCGGACTCCGGCGGCAGCGACGGAAGCGGGAATGCCGACAGCGACGGAAGCGGAAATGCCGACAGCGACGGAAGCGGAAATGCCGACAGCGACGAGAAGAAGCGTTCCAACGGTGACGACGCGGACGACGACAGCAGCACGGACGAGACGCCGTCGATCTCGGAGGTGAAGTCCGTCCGGGTCGACGTCGACCAACTGGACGAACTCCACAGCCTCGTCGAACAGCTGGTCACGAGCCGGATCAAGCTCCGGCAGGCGGTCGGCGAGGACGAGACCGCGGGGAGAGACACCCTCGACGAACTCGACAAGATCTCCTCGAACCTCCAAGACACGGTGATGGACATGCGGCTGATCCCGCTGAAGAAGGTGTTCGACAAGTTCCCGCGGCTAGTCCGCGACCTCGCCCGAGAGGAGGAAAAGCGAGTCAGCTTCTCCGTCGAGGGCCAGGACATCGAACTCGACCGGACGATCCTCGACGAGATCTCCGACCCGCTGATGCACGTGCTCAGAAACGCCGTCGACCACGGCATCGAACCGCCCGAAGAGCGGGCGGCCGCCGGCAAGTCCAAGACCGGGTCGGTCGAGTTGCGCGCCGAGCGCGAACACGACACGGTCGTCATCACCGTCGAGGACGACGGGGCCGGCATCGACGCCGACGTGATCAGAGAGAAGGCCGCCGAGAAGGGGATCCGCCCGCGCGAGGAGCTGGCTGAGCTGCCCGACGAGGAGATCTACGAGTACATCTTCCACCCCGGCTTCTCGACCAACGAGGAGATCACCGACGTCAGCGGGCGCGGCGTCGGGATGGACGTCGTCAAGACGACGGTCGAGTCTCTCGACGGGTCGGTGAACGTCGACAGCACGCTGGGGGAGGGAACCGAGATCTCGATCCGGCTCCCCGTGTCGGTCGCGATCATCAAGGTGCTGTTCGTCCAGATCGGCGGCCGGGAGTTCGGCGTCCCGATCAAGTACATCGACGAGATCTCCCAGCAGACGCGGATCCAGCGGGTCGACGGCGCCGAAGTGATCGTCCACGAGGAGAAGATCTTCCCGCTGATCCGACTTCGCGAAGCGCTCGAACTCGGCTCCGCGCGCGCCGATTCGGGGATGATCGTCCGAGTCCGACCCGCGGACCGACAGGTCGCACTCCGCTGCGACGGCGTCTCGCGACAGGAGGAGGTCGTCGTCACGCCGTTGCAGGGGCCGCTCCGAGGGACCGACGGGCTCTCGGGGACCGCCGTCGTCGGCGACGGCAACGTCGTCCCGATCCTGGACGTCAACTCCCTGCCGATCCCCGACGAGGGCAAACAGGCGCGTCGGCAGTGGGCGCCGCCGGAGGACGACGGTTCCGAGGCCGAGGGGGCCGCCGACTGATGGCCCTCGGAACCGACACGGACGGGACGGACGGGTTCGACGAACTGCTGGAGTTCGTCGAGTCGTCGCTGTCCTTCGCGACGAGTTCGTACAACCGGTCGTACCTCGATCGACGGATCTCAGCGCGGATGCGGCGTCGGGACGTCGAAGAGTACGGCGCTTACCAGGCGCTACTCCGGGAGGACGAGGAGGAACGGGAGGCGCTTTTGAACGCCCTCAGCGTCAACGTCACGAGTTTCTTCAGGAACCCGGAGGTCTGGGAGGGGCTCAGAGAGATCATCGCGGAACTGAGCGAGAGCGGCCGGACGCGGATCTGGAGCGCCGCCTGTTCGGACGGCCGCGAGGCGTACTCGGCGGCGATGCTCGCGCTCGACGACGACCGGATCGACGACGGCCGAGTCGAGATTCTCGGGACCGACATCAAGCCCGAGATCCTCCGCGCGGCGCGACGCGGGGAGTATCACGCCTCGGAGACGAACGACCTCGAAGAGCAACTCGAACCGCTGGCCGACAGCGAGCGGTACGTCGAGCGGGACGGCGACACCTACAGCGTCACCGACGAGGTCCGCGATCTCGTCTCGTTCCGGAGACACGATCTGGTCCAGGAGAATCCGCCGCGGACGTTCGATCTCGTCGTCTGTCGGAACCTGTTCATCTACATCAACAAGGGGGCCAAGGAGGCCATCTTCGAGACGCTCGGCTCGGCCGTCGAGCCCGGCGGGTACCTGACGATCGGGATGACCGAAACCGTGCCCTCCTCGTGTCGGGACCGGTTCGAGCCGGTGGAGAAGCGGCTCAGGATCTACCGCGACACGGCGAAGAAGGAGACGTCGCGATCCCGGAGGTGAGGCAGCCGTGAAACCAGGCGAAACGAAGATCGCGGACTCGCGCGGGCGGTTCCTGCAGGCGCTCCGCAACGGCCGCGAGCGGAACGACGCCGCGTGGACGAACGGCCGCATCCTGCTCTCGAACCGCCGGATCGTGCTGGCGGGCACGGGTGGCAAGCGGACGTTCCCGCTCTCGGAGATCGACCACATCGGCGGCCGCTTCGACGTCAACCAGCGCGTCGCGACCGTCGCCGACTACCTCGCGCTTCAGTTCGACGACGGCGAGGACGTCATCCTCGTCGCCCCGGCGGAGTTCGAGGAGTTCAAGACGGACCTCTACGACGCGATCCTCTCCTCGACGCAGTTTCTCGTCCGTCACCCCGCCGTCGAGGGCGGCGTCGTGCAGAACACCGAGTGGGTCGGCGGGCGGATCGCAGTCGAGGGGGACGCCGACGCGGAGGCGCAGGCGGTGAACATCGCGACGGTCACCGGCACGTTCGTCGAGATCCCGCTCGACGACATCGGCGACATCGCGATCGGGCGGCGAACGGTTAGAGAGGAGCAGCGCAAGGTCGTCGAGGTCGAACACTCCGACGAATCGACGAGCGTTCAGACGTACATCTCCGGCCCCGAACGGCCGGTGGGCGTCCTGAGTTCGCTCTTGCGCATCGGCGAAGAACAGACCGAGACGTCGCTGGATCTCTCCCAACAGGACAAACAGGTACTGATGGCGCTGTACTCCGGCGTCTCGCCGTTCGACATCCCGCAGTTTCTCGGGATCGACGTCGACCAGGTCGAAGAGCTGTTCGTCCGGCTGATCGATCACGACGTCTTAGACGAGGTGCGGATCCGCCACGAGGTGGAGCTGAACGCCAGGGGACGTTCGATCGCGGCCGACGCGATCGACGAGCACGGCGCGGAGATGTGACCGGTGCGGAACGGGCGCGGCTGCCCACCGGGCGGCCCCCCGCGACCGCCGATCAGCCGCGGGCGATCGACAGGATTTCCGTCCGCGCGTCGCCGGCGCAGTCGCGACCGCCGCGCCCGAAGTGTACGGTGTTCGCGTTCACCGGATCGCTGAGCAGCCCGCCGCTGTCGACCGGAACGCCGACCTGCTCGATCTGGAGGTAGCCGATCGTGACGCCCTTTGCGAAATCGACGCCGCTGATCTCGTCGGCCGGGATCGTCTTGTCGTCGAACCGCGAGCGAGCGACGCGCTCGATGCGGACGCGGTCCGCGTAGACTATCAGGGTCCCGTCCTGGAACTCACAGACCAGCGTGGCGTCGGGGTGGCGTTCGCTCGGAGTCGAACCGGCGTCGTCGCCGTCGTCTCCCTCCGCGACGTCGCTGTCGTCTCTCTTCTCACCGCCGTCGCGGCCCCACGGGAGGATGCCCATCGGTCGCTCGTACGTCCGAAGGTCGCAAAAGCGTTCGCCCGATCGGTACGCCGGACTGACCGCGCCGGCTCTCGGCGACGAGAGTTTATATACGAACGGGCGGCCAGGGCGGCTGTGACGTAGGATTCACCCCGCGTCGGGTCGCGGTTGCTCGGCACGTCGGCGCGGGAGCGAGCGCGACGACCGCTTCGCCCGGCCGTCGTCGCGAGCGGGTGCCGACTGTTCGCCACTCGCGACGGCAGCGGGTCGATCGACACCCCCACCGGCGTGCGTCCTCGTCCTTCACTCGCCGGACCACTCGGCGTCCGAGAGCGTCCGCTGGACCGCCTCCTCGCCGACGGCGAACGCCAGCGCCTCGAACCCGCGCCGCTCAGCGCGGTCCCGCGCGTTCGCGACGAGTCGGGAGACGATGAACTCCGGCGTCGACTTCCCGACCGTGCCGAACCGCGGCTGGTAGTCGACGCGGAGTTCCAACTCTTCGGTCAGCCCCTCCGCGAAGATGCCGTCGATGCGCGCCTCCGGCGGCAACGGACTCAGATCCTCGGCCAGATGCGTCACGTAGACGCCGAGGGCGTCGCGGTCGACGGTCAGGTCGACGAGGCCGTTCAGCAGGTCCGCGGCCCGACCGGGTTCGGTGATCGCCTCGAACTCGTCGACGAGCATCAGCGTCCGTTCGCCTGTCGACAGCGGCGGCACGATCGATTTCAGCGTCGATTCGAGGACGCCGGCGTTGAAACTGGCGTGCCGGCGGTGGAAGACGATCGTGTCGAAGCGGCCGACGTCGGCGCGGTCGGCCGGGACGGGCAGTCCCATCGACGCGAGGAGGACGACCTGCGCGAGCGTTTCGAGGAGCGTCGTCTTCCCGCCGGAGTTCGCCCCCGTGAGGACGGCGACGCGGTCGCCCGACGGCGGCTCCGGGTCGCCGTCGACGTCGTGCGTCCCGACGCCGTACGTCACGGGCTGGACGTCTCCGGAGAGCGTGAGGTTCCGCGCGCCCGCCACCGCGAGTCCGTCGTCGACGAGCCGCGGCCTCGTCAGGTCGTGGGCGGCCGCGAAGCGACCCAGCGAGAGGTCGAACGCGATCTCGGAGACCGCGTCGACGGCGACGTCGACGTCCCCGCGCGCGGCCTCGACGTCCTCACGCAACTCGGCGGCGACGGCCGCCTCGCGTTCTTCGACCTCCGCGTCGAGTTCCGACAGGAGCGTCCGCAACGAGGTCGACGCGAAGTCCGCCTCGTCGCGGGCGTCCTCGGCCACGGCGGCCTGCACGCGCCCCCGTCTGACGTCCGCCTCGCTCGCGACGTACTCGACGAAGGCGGATCGGAACTCCTCGAAGCTCCGGACGCCGCGCTCGCGGACGGATTCGAGGACGTCGAGCGCGCTCGACTCCAGTTCGGCGACGGCGTCCCGACGCTCTCGGAGCCGATCGAGTTCCTGATCGGTGCCGGACGCGACGGTGCCGTCCTCGTCGACGGTGCCGAGCGCGTCCACGGCGGCCCGAAGGGCCTCGTCGTCGAGGTCGTCCAGGGCGGCGAACGTGCCGCCGCGGAGGCCGGCCTCCCGGAGCGCCAGCGCCGTCTCGACCGCGACGCGGTCGGAGCCGCCGGCGTCGTCGTAGGCGTCGAACGCCGAGCGGATCGCCTCGCGGTCGTCCGCAGCCAGGTCGATCCACGCGTCGCGGGCCGCGAGCACGCGGTCGAGTCGGGCCGCCCGTTCGTCGACGTCCGCGAGCGGGGTCAGCACCCGGATCCGATCGGCGGCGTGCTCCGTGAGCGCGTGCTCGCTCGCGAGCGTCAGCAGGTCGTCGTAGACGTCGCGGGCGTCGCGCGTGCCGAGCGTCTCGATGCCCGCCGCACCGTTGGCCCGTCGGAGGATCCGAACCGCGCGCCCCCGCGAGATGCCGGCGTCGGCGAGCGCGCGGATGTCAGCGCCCTCGATGGCCTCGACGGCTCTCTCGACGCCGAGCGTCTCCCGGAGCCGTTCGCTCGTCTTCGGGCCCACCCCCCAGTAGTCCTCCAGTCGCATACCGGCATCTCCAGCGGGACCGTCTTGTAGGTTGGCGGTCCGGCGGCGGTGCTGGGCACCCAGCGGGGACCCGAACCACGGCCCCTGTCCGGATTCTTACAACGAGGAGACGCGTCGCGACCGGGCGTCGCGGACGGCCGCTCCCTCGCGGATCGCGTCCTCGCATCGGGGGCACACGCGCGCGTTCTCGAACCCGTCGGGGGCGAACACGCGGACGTAGTCGCGCGAGACGAACGAACCGCAGTTCTCGCACTCAGGCACGGGACTCCACCTCGGTGACGGATCGGTCGGTCATATCCACCTGTGTCGAAGCGTCCCACACCCCTAACACGGAACCCTACGTCGTTAGGCCGCGTCGACCGAGCGGCGTATCGGCCGAGTGAGGGGCAACTATTTGTCGATGGAATCGTTCCCTCGCAATACGCAGTGATGCTATCTGAGGGAGTGCCGGGCGACGCGGCGGCGGCCTCCGACCCGGAGAGCGCCGAAGCGGACCCGGTCGTCCTCGTCGTCGACGACGACAGAGACCTCGCGGACACCTGCCGGTACTGGCTCCGCGACGACTACGAGGTTCGCGTGGCCTACGGCGGGGAGTCCGCCCTCGATCAGATGGACGACGCCGTCGACGTCGTCCTCCTGGACCGTCGGATGCCGGACCTCTCGGGCGACGAGGTCCTCGACGAGATCGACGCCCGGGGGTACGACTGCCGCGTCGCGATGATGACCGCGGTCGAACCCGACACCGACATCGTCGACATGCCGTTCGACGAGTACCTCGTCAAGCCGGTCGACGAGGACGACCTCAGAGAGACCGTCGAGGAACTGCTGGTCCGCTCGGAGTTCGACGACCGGATCAGGGAGTACTTCGCGCTGGTTTCGACGGAGACGGTCCTCGACGAACGGGACGTCGGCGAACTGGGGAACCCCGACGTCCTCGACGATCTGACGGAGCGAGTCCGAGCGCTCAGAGACGAGCGCGAATCGGAGATCCGCGAGCGCGAACGCCAACTGGATCGGATCCGGCGGATCAACGACTTCATCAGGGAGATCGACCGCGCGCTGGTCGACGCGACGACCCGCGAGGACATCGCAGACAGCGTCTGTGCGACCTTCGAGGCGTCGCCGTACGAGGGCGCGTGGGTCGCCCGATACAACCGCGCGACCGACACCGTCGAGTGCCAGTCGGCGTCGGATTCGGTCGCCGCGCCCTTCGGGATCGAGGCGTCCGGGTCGTCGCCCGTCGAGGGGATCGAGACTGACTCGACCGTCGGAGACGGCGTGGCTCCGGAAACGGTCGAGGACGCACCGGTGGCGCCCGCCGACGTCGTGCGAGAGGCGGTCGAAACCGGCGCGGTCGTGACCGCGACCGTATCGCCGAGCCACGCCAGCGCGGTGCTGACGGAGGCCGACCCGTCGGACGCCGAAC is drawn from Halobellus limi and contains these coding sequences:
- a CDS encoding chemotaxis protein CheA; its protein translation is MLDLDDPEVADADELFHARIELDAGDMKGVDAGLFVGGLPDDLAVVGAEPAVEEIEEGEFDEDFVVFVADVPELELEPLLEDLWKVESVTLTDVSSLVESGPTGERGTGEPETTAETTTDASEGSGAEDPEATTGDVDADSAAAAVDAVVDAYTSGGASTGGTDAGGSDTEAVGTDPDTDVAESGSGDDSEAAPSVGDDAEEVSSDTSDGQRSGGRDERPDSGGSDGSGNADSDGSGNADSDGSGNADSDEKKRSNGDDADDDSSTDETPSISEVKSVRVDVDQLDELHSLVEQLVTSRIKLRQAVGEDETAGRDTLDELDKISSNLQDTVMDMRLIPLKKVFDKFPRLVRDLAREEEKRVSFSVEGQDIELDRTILDEISDPLMHVLRNAVDHGIEPPEERAAAGKSKTGSVELRAEREHDTVVITVEDDGAGIDADVIREKAAEKGIRPREELAELPDEEIYEYIFHPGFSTNEEITDVSGRGVGMDVVKTTVESLDGSVNVDSTLGEGTEISIRLPVSVAIIKVLFVQIGGREFGVPIKYIDEISQQTRIQRVDGAEVIVHEEKIFPLIRLREALELGSARADSGMIVRVRPADRQVALRCDGVSRQEEVVVTPLQGPLRGTDGLSGTAVVGDGNVVPILDVNSLPIPDEGKQARRQWAPPEDDGSEAEGAAD
- a CDS encoding MutS-related protein is translated as MRLEDYWGVGPKTSERLRETLGVERAVEAIEGADIRALADAGISRGRAVRILRRANGAAGIETLGTRDARDVYDDLLTLASEHALTEHAADRIRVLTPLADVDERAARLDRVLAARDAWIDLAADDREAIRSAFDAYDDAGGSDRVAVETALALREAGLRGGTFAALDDLDDEALRAAVDALGTVDEDGTVASGTDQELDRLRERRDAVAELESSALDVLESVRERGVRSFEEFRSAFVEYVASEADVRRGRVQAAVAEDARDEADFASTSLRTLLSELDAEVEEREAAVAAELREDVEAARGDVDVAVDAVSEIAFDLSLGRFAAAHDLTRPRLVDDGLAVAGARNLTLSGDVQPVTYGVGTHDVDGDPEPPSGDRVAVLTGANSGGKTTLLETLAQVVLLASMGLPVPADRADVGRFDTIVFHRRHASFNAGVLESTLKSIVPPLSTGERTLMLVDEFEAITEPGRAADLLNGLVDLTVDRDALGVYVTHLAEDLSPLPPEARIDGIFAEGLTEELELRVDYQPRFGTVGKSTPEFIVSRLVANARDRAERRGFEALAFAVGEEAVQRTLSDAEWSGE
- a CDS encoding chemotaxis protein CheW, with amino-acid sequence MSQEQPVAAGASDPAATDDGDATARQMQVLEFELGGETYCVDIDYVSEIVDRGSLTSVPNAPEFVEGVMDLRGRTTSIVNPKTLLNVGETGEASRIVIFDAKQFEDEAAIGWLVDEVDQVLRVSMDDVEDPPMERSDFIEGIVRREDELVVWISPTKTESAA
- a CDS encoding Hpt domain-containing protein, whose translation is MDDELYQEFITESEESITQLNNSLLDLESNPENTEAIDDIFRQAHTLKGNFGAMGFDNAAKVAHSVEDLLDAVRNGEIEVTHERMDLVFDGMDEILDILHEIEAEGESQRDPSDLVEEIRAAASPDAEAGADADGGGRPTRRMRRPERTQTPTVRRSTSPPTCSTSTTRKSRTRTSSSTRGSNSTRAI
- the cheB gene encoding chemotaxis-specific protein-glutamate methyltransferase CheB, with product MSAASEPGGGGDRTRAVIVDDSRFMRTLIRSLLEEGGIEVVGEAKDGSAALETVREHDPDVVTMDIEMPTMNGLEAVDAIMDGHPTPVLMLSAHAEEDADVTFEALDRGAVDFVTKPGGEVTSSMPRVKKELVEKVESAARVDLSANARAATRERRGDAGGAGASGATVGSEAGSSATNAASETRPSSTGQSGTTDRPAPDTGAASTAEADSGRTYPDVGTLVVGASTGGPNVVERVLAGLPRAANLRVLVVQHMPEGFTSRFATRLDERSAYAVREAKSGERIEAGEARVAPGGTHLLATGDRSGRLKLELTDTEPIHGVRPAIDLTMASAVETVSDSLCGILLTGMGRDGVDGMERIDRGGGHTIAQDEATSAIFGMPRRAIETGCVDVVAPAEEIAENALRYFAEE
- a CDS encoding CheF family chemotaxis protein produces the protein MKPGETKIADSRGRFLQALRNGRERNDAAWTNGRILLSNRRIVLAGTGGKRTFPLSEIDHIGGRFDVNQRVATVADYLALQFDDGEDVILVAPAEFEEFKTDLYDAILSSTQFLVRHPAVEGGVVQNTEWVGGRIAVEGDADAEAQAVNIATVTGTFVEIPLDDIGDIAIGRRTVREEQRKVVEVEHSDESTSVQTYISGPERPVGVLSSLLRIGEEQTETSLDLSQQDKQVLMALYSGVSPFDIPQFLGIDVDQVEELFVRLIDHDVLDEVRIRHEVELNARGRSIAADAIDEHGAEM
- a CDS encoding DUF7563 family protein, with the protein product MPECENCGSFVSRDYVRVFAPDGFENARVCPRCEDAIREGAAVRDARSRRVSSL
- a CDS encoding MFS transporter, with the protein product MRGNGRETGGPSGTGGVGSPPERAATGGDGGDESSDTDVTDGDKPSGTDATDGGRTGSTDGGRTNVTGHGPPDADGWLYGWALGYAAVGAASLLVPLYAIDLGAGALVVSLIAATAAFAGVPGAILWGRLVTRTRRRRPFVLVALGLAAGVFLLLPFLASPWTVLLANAALWFVVAAAAPVLNVIVVEGFDPARWTQRFGLLNHYQGYGWLAGLVAGGVWSTVAGAQFGIEALAAKRLFFVLSAVVALGGVAVVLLRYPEPATLSDQRFRRLSSRVRSAGGTTTRATWAVPFSPGRILWGLRDLGIGRTGGSRRSGRDVLSRLRTRFSGALLRYLLGAVVFFAGFSAFFGPLPAYLVDSGYATDEVFGLFILSAAASAAAYASAGTAASKYDPFRLQAGALLFRAGSFPIVAVVGAAVAPPAGLIAVGALFLAIGASWAVIAVTATGLVSRLAPDSVRAEALGVYTAVGSLGGGVGSVFGGSIADWVGYLPAFVVAGGFVVGGFLVAASARGTRPAST
- a CDS encoding CheR family methyltransferase; its protein translation is MALGTDTDGTDGFDELLEFVESSLSFATSSYNRSYLDRRISARMRRRDVEEYGAYQALLREDEEEREALLNALSVNVTSFFRNPEVWEGLREIIAELSESGRTRIWSAACSDGREAYSAAMLALDDDRIDDGRVEILGTDIKPEILRAARRGEYHASETNDLEEQLEPLADSERYVERDGDTYSVTDEVRDLVSFRRHDLVQENPPRTFDLVVCRNLFIYINKGAKEAIFETLGSAVEPGGYLTIGMTETVPSSCRDRFEPVEKRLRIYRDTAKKETSRSRR